In the Nitrospirales bacterium LBB_01 genome, one interval contains:
- the rplB gene encoding 50S ribosomal protein L2, which translates to MGVRRYKPTSAGRRFQTVSDFDNVTVDKPFKPLTEPIKKTGGRNNTGRVTAWHRGGGTKRQYRIIDFKRDKAGIAAKVETIEYDPNRTARIALLKYRDGERRYIILPMGLNVNDDVMSGSEAEIKPGNALKLKDIPVGTVIHNVELKPGQGGKLVRGAGGQAQLVAKDRGYAQVKLTSGEVRLVPMECMATIGQVGNAEHENISIGKAGRNRLKGKRPTVRGVAMNPVDHPLGGGEGKSSGGRPPCTPWGTPEGIKTRKNKRTDKFVVRRRK; encoded by the coding sequence ATGGGAGTAAGAAGATATAAACCAACATCGGCAGGCAGACGTTTTCAGACTGTCTCAGATTTTGACAATGTAACTGTAGATAAGCCCTTTAAGCCGCTGACAGAGCCGATAAAAAAGACCGGCGGCAGAAATAACACTGGCCGCGTAACTGCATGGCACAGAGGCGGCGGGACAAAGAGACAGTACAGGATAATTGATTTTAAAAGAGACAAGGCCGGTATTGCTGCAAAGGTAGAGACCATTGAGTATGATCCTAATAGAACGGCAAGAATCGCTTTGTTAAAGTATAGAGATGGTGAGAGACGCTACATAATTTTGCCCATGGGTTTAAATGTCAACGATGACGTAATGAGCGGCTCTGAGGCTGAGATAAAGCCAGGTAATGCACTGAAACTAAAGGATATTCCAGTAGGTACGGTAATTCACAATGTTGAGTTAAAACCTGGCCAGGGCGGTAAGTTAGTAAGAGGGGCAGGAGGACAGGCGCAGTTAGTAGCTAAGGACAGAGGGTATGCTCAGGTGAAGTTAACCAGTGGTGAGGTAAGACTCGTACCTATGGAGTGTATGGCAACTATAGGGCAGGTTGGCAATGCCGAGCATGAGAATATATCGATTGGAAAGGCAGGGCGAAACAGGCTGAAAGGTAAAAGACCGACAGTCAGAGGTGTTGCCATGAACCCGGTAGATCACCCGCTGGGTGGTGGCGAGGGTAAGAGTTCCGGCGGCAGACCACCATGTACACCATGGGGTACGCCAGAGGGAATTAAAACAAGGAAAAACAAGCGCACTGACAAGTTTGTAGTCAGGAGAAGGAAATAA
- the rplC gene encoding 50S ribosomal protein L3: protein MSTEKTGIIGRKLGMTQIFTETGNVVPVTLIEAGPCSVIQIKTAERDGYDSVKVGFIETRKANKPMRGIFEKTGLKPMQIIREFPIDGLKVGDFVTVERFAAGDLVKIAGVSKGKGFQGVMKRHNYAGGPGGHGSMFNRAPGSIGASSFPSRVWKNKGMPGHMGSERVTVRNLTIVGVRAEQNVLIIKGAVPGAKGDIVEIRKGF from the coding sequence ATGAGCACTGAAAAGACTGGTATAATAGGCAGAAAGCTGGGAATGACTCAGATATTTACAGAGACAGGTAATGTTGTACCGGTAACCTTGATAGAGGCTGGTCCATGTAGTGTTATCCAGATAAAAACCGCTGAAAGGGATGGTTATGATTCTGTAAAGGTTGGCTTTATAGAGACAAGAAAGGCTAACAAACCTATGAGGGGAATTTTTGAGAAAACAGGTTTAAAACCTATGCAGATAATCAGAGAGTTTCCAATAGATGGGCTAAAAGTTGGAGATTTTGTAACAGTGGAGAGATTTGCAGCAGGAGATTTGGTAAAGATAGCAGGAGTGTCCAAAGGGAAAGGCTTTCAAGGAGTAATGAAAAGACATAATTATGCAGGAGGTCCTGGCGGTCACGGCTCGATGTTTAACAGAGCACCTGGCTCAATCGGCGCCAGTTCATTTCCATCAAGAGTGTGGAAAAATAAGGGAATGCCTGGACACATGGGCTCAGAGAGGGTAACGGTCAGAAACCTTACGATAGTGGGTGTGAGAGCTGAGCAGAATGTGTTGATAATAAAGGGTGCAGTGCCCGGAGCAAAGGGTGATATAGTGGAAATAAGGAAGGGTTTTTAA
- the rplW gene encoding 50S ribosomal protein L23, producing the protein MKDAYTIIKRPMFTEKGTFIKELNGKLLIEVDMSSNKIEIKRAFEEIFKVKVVKVSTITQPGKWKKYGKSIGMTQTIKKAIVTLGKGEKLDFIEGV; encoded by the coding sequence ATGAAGGACGCATACACAATAATTAAGAGGCCAATGTTTACGGAAAAGGGCACCTTTATAAAGGAGCTAAACGGTAAACTCCTGATAGAGGTAGATATGTCTTCAAATAAGATAGAGATAAAGAGAGCATTTGAGGAGATTTTTAAGGTTAAGGTGGTTAAAGTGTCAACAATAACACAGCCTGGCAAGTGGAAAAAGTATGGTAAGTCTATCGGTATGACGCAGACGATAAAAAAGGCCATAGTTACACTTGGTAAGGGCGAAAAGTTAGACTTCATAGAAGGTGTTTAA
- the rplD gene encoding 50S ribosomal protein L4, giving the protein MLEIEIRDRSNNKLESTALPEDVFGLESRPDILHDVVKNYLANQRQGTHATKTRGMVRGGGKKPWKQKHTGRARHGSIRSPLWKGGGTVFGPQPRDYSYKVNKKLRRLAVRLALSEKSSSGNIFILDAFQITKPKTKDVVEILKNIGLVDKKVLIVVPEKDNSLVLSSRNIVGVKVVRVQDINTYDIINHEFLLLTKDALNTVKGLNDEGRIHNN; this is encoded by the coding sequence ATGTTAGAGATTGAAATAAGAGACAGAAGTAATAATAAACTGGAAAGTACGGCATTGCCTGAAGATGTTTTTGGCCTTGAATCCAGACCCGATATTTTGCATGATGTTGTGAAGAATTATCTAGCAAATCAGAGGCAGGGAACTCATGCGACAAAGACCAGAGGCATGGTAAGAGGCGGTGGAAAAAAGCCGTGGAAACAGAAACATACGGGGCGAGCAAGGCATGGCAGTATAAGGTCTCCGCTTTGGAAAGGCGGTGGAACTGTTTTTGGCCCGCAACCAAGGGATTATTCCTACAAAGTTAATAAGAAGCTGCGTCGTCTTGCAGTAAGACTTGCTTTGTCAGAAAAAAGCAGCTCAGGTAATATCTTTATACTCGACGCTTTTCAGATAACGAAACCTAAAACGAAGGATGTCGTGGAGATTTTAAAAAACATAGGACTTGTGGATAAAAAGGTGCTGATAGTTGTGCCCGAAAAAGACAACTCGCTTGTGCTTTCCTCAAGAAACATAGTGGGAGTTAAAGTGGTTAGAGTACAGGACATCAACACTTACGATATAATAAATCACGAATTTTTGTTATTAACAAAAGACGCACTAAATACAGTAAAAGGGTTAAACGATGAAGGACGCATACACAATAATTAA
- the rpsJ gene encoding 30S ribosomal protein S10, translating into MNEKIRIKLRAFDHRLLDQSVKEIVDTVHRTGARIAGPVPLPTHIQKFTVLRSPHVDKKSREQFEIRTHKRLIDIHDPTQQTVDALMQLELAAGVDVEIKL; encoded by the coding sequence TTGAACGAAAAAATCAGAATAAAACTAAGGGCATTTGACCACAGACTGTTGGATCAGTCTGTGAAGGAAATTGTTGACACGGTGCACAGGACTGGCGCAAGAATAGCAGGACCGGTACCGTTGCCGACACATATTCAGAAATTCACTGTGTTGAGATCGCCTCATGTGGATAAAAAGTCCAGAGAGCAGTTTGAGATAAGGACGCATAAACGGTTGATTGATATTCACGACCCCACTCAACAGACAGTGGATGCCCTTATGCAGTTAGAGTTAGCAGCCGGTGTAGATGTGGAGATAAAACTATGA